The window CGTGGCAGCTTTGCTCTCGGGCGAGATTGACATCATGGAACCCGTGCCTGTGCAGGACGTGCCGCGCATCAATGCGGGCGCCAACACCCGCGCTTTGGTGGCGCCCGAGTTGCGCACCATCTTTTTGGGCATGGACCAAAAGCGTGACGAGTTGTTGTACTCCAGCGTGAAGGGCAAGAACCCCTTCAAGGACAAGCGCGTGCGCCAGGCCTTCTACCAGGCCATCGACATCGAAGGCATCAAGCGCACTGTGATGCGTGGCGCCTCCAACCCCAGCGCCTTGATGGTCGGCCCCGGCATCAACGGCTTCAACCCCGACCTGAACAAGCGCCTGCCCTTTGACCCCGAAGCCTCCAAAAAGCTGCTGGCCGAAGCGGGTTACCCCACCGGCTTCACTGTCGACATGAACTGCCCCAATGACCGTTATGTGAACGACGGCCAGATTTGCGAAGCCGTGGCCGCCAACTTGGCTCGTGTGAACGTCAAGGTCAACCTCAAGGCCGAGACCAAGGGCACTTATTTCCCCAAAATCCTGCGCCGTGACACCAGCTTCTATTTGCTGGGCTGGACTCCCAGCACCTACGATGCCCACAACGCACTCAATGCCTTGATGCGCTGCGTGGATGACAAGGGCACTGGCCAGTTCAACTTGGGCGCTTATTGCAACCCCAAGGTCGACGAGTTGACCGTGAAAATCCAGAGCGAAACCGATCAGGCCAAACGCAACGCGATGATCAAAGAGGCCTTTGAGTTGCACAGCGCGGACATTGGTCACCTGCCTTTGCACCAGCAGGCCTTGGCTTGGGGCATCAACAAAAAGGTCACACTGGTGCAGCGCGGTGACAACTCCATGCCGTTCAAGTCCATCACCGTCAAGTAATCCATGAATGCACTGAAACGCTGGCTTGACAGCGACGTTGGTTACAGCTTCCGCCAATCGCCCACGGCGATGGTGGCGGCTGGCATTGCCTTCATCTGTCTTTTTTGTTCGGTTTTTGCCGGCTGGGTCGCACCGACCAACCCGTTTGATCTGGCCACACTGGAGCTGAGCGACGCCCGCTTGCCCCCGGCCTGGATGGAGGGGGGCTCCACCAAGTTCTTGCTCGGCACCGACGATCAGGGGCGCGACATTTTGTCGGCCCTGATCTACGGCTCGCGCATCTCTTTGGTGGTGGGTTTGGCCTCGGTGGTCTTGTCTGTGGCGGTGGGCGTGGGCTTGGGTTTGCTGGCGGGCTTCAAAGGCGGTTGGATCGACGCCTTGCTCATGCGCATGTGCGATGTGATGTTGTCCTTCCCGGCCATTTTGGTGGCCCTGCTGATTGCGGGTGTGGGGCGTGCTTTGTTCCCCAATGCCAATGAGTCGCTGGCCTTTGGCGTGCTGATCATCTCGATCTCGCTCACCGGCTGGGTGCAATATGCACGCACCGTGCGCGGCACGACTTTGGTGGAGCGCAACAAGGAATACGTTCAGGCTGCTCGCGTGACGGGGGTGGCCCCGCTGCGCATCATGGTCAAGCATGTCTTGCCCAACGTGATGGGCCCGGTCATGGTGCTGGCCACGATCCAGGTGGCCACGGCCATCATCACCGAAGCCACACTGTCGTTCTTAGGTGTGGGCGCACCGCCCACTTCGCCTTCGCTGGGCACGCTGATCCGCGTGGGCAATGACTATTTGTTCTCGGGCGAGTGGTGGATCACGATTTTTCCGGGGCTGATGCTGGTGGTGATCGCCCTGTCGGTCAATTTGCTGGGTGACTGGTTGCGCGACGCGCTGAATCCGAGATTGCGATGAGTCTTTTACAAGTCAAAAACCTGGTGGTGGAGTTCCCCAGCCGCCACGGCACT is drawn from Limnohabitans sp. 63ED37-2 and contains these coding sequences:
- a CDS encoding ABC transporter substrate-binding protein, whose product is MGSAHAATVRIANQGDALSMDPHSLNESLQLSITNNVYESLVGVSKDLKFEAGLATSWKQTSPNVWRFELRKNVKFHDDTPFTADDVVFSLNRAAGEGSDMRSNTNDIKEVRKIDSHTIEIETKSPFPILPNVLSTVFIMSKKWCEDNQATRPVDRRKGIENAASFRANGTGPYRLRERQPNVRTTFVRNGSYWGKIDGNVDEVIFSVISNDPTRVAALLSGEIDIMEPVPVQDVPRINAGANTRALVAPELRTIFLGMDQKRDELLYSSVKGKNPFKDKRVRQAFYQAIDIEGIKRTVMRGASNPSALMVGPGINGFNPDLNKRLPFDPEASKKLLAEAGYPTGFTVDMNCPNDRYVNDGQICEAVAANLARVNVKVNLKAETKGTYFPKILRRDTSFYLLGWTPSTYDAHNALNALMRCVDDKGTGQFNLGAYCNPKVDELTVKIQSETDQAKRNAMIKEAFELHSADIGHLPLHQQALAWGINKKVTLVQRGDNSMPFKSITVK
- a CDS encoding ABC transporter permease, with amino-acid sequence MNALKRWLDSDVGYSFRQSPTAMVAAGIAFICLFCSVFAGWVAPTNPFDLATLELSDARLPPAWMEGGSTKFLLGTDDQGRDILSALIYGSRISLVVGLASVVLSVAVGVGLGLLAGFKGGWIDALLMRMCDVMLSFPAILVALLIAGVGRALFPNANESLAFGVLIISISLTGWVQYARTVRGTTLVERNKEYVQAARVTGVAPLRIMVKHVLPNVMGPVMVLATIQVATAIITEATLSFLGVGAPPTSPSLGTLIRVGNDYLFSGEWWITIFPGLMLVVIALSVNLLGDWLRDALNPRLR